tacagacacacacacatatacttagacacacacacatacacactcacacatacacttacagacacacacattattaatattaaatgtccacccagcctacctacctggagagctggtgtggatctgtccctggggtccagtggggcttcacttCGGCAGGCGGCAGAGTTCTAATCTGAGGCGGCGaaggagctctaacctctctgctctgctccctcgcgggctgtctactgatgcccgCGGCATCAACAAACATCGCGTATTGTAGATTTCAAATTATAGTAAATTTCAAAGTTACAACTTAAATAAAAGAACATTTACTCCTCAGCTGGTGGAATTGAAGAGGGAATGGACAGAGTGGGCATCATGCATCAGAAGGTTGCATCATGCTTAATTGTGTTTCATCATATAGTTATTTGGTGTTCCCTGATACAATACAAAATTACGAATTCACagctattttttatattctttatactttgtaataaaatgttatttttacgaTGTTATGATGTTTCTTCCTCATCcctcattttaattttttgttgttgttattattgttatttgtacattttgtacattgattatattgtttataatgcatgtaataaaataatttgacAAGAAAGCTGATGTCTTTGTATCCAAGATTCCCaccctttaatataaataaatgtgtgtgcaGGTGCATGGGGGGTAATGTTATGATTGGTGACTCTGTTGTAGTTAGAATACCAGGAAATTAGTCAAAGGAACCATCTAAAGGGGGAAAAAGATACAtttcaatttagtagatataccccccaaAATACATGTATTTGCCTGTATGTGTGGGTGAAACTGAGAACTCAGCTTACAATAACTGCAGATCTGCTATTTGCAGGTGCTGCAAGCCACCTCTTTATTGTGCCCAATTAGAGAACCCTATATTACAGCTcattaagcattttttttagaaacatagaatgtgacagcagataagaaccattcggcccatctagtctgcccaattttctaaatactttcattagtccctggccctatcttatagctaggatagccttatgcctttcccacgcatgcttaaacccctttactgtgttaacctctaccacttcagctggaaggctattccatgcatccactaccctctcagtaaagtaatacttccggatattatttttaaacctttgcccttctaatttttAAAGGTAGGTATCCTGGGCAATTATCACCCTTTTAAGTTAGATCCTCGGGAACAAAACTAGCAAGAAACACTTCCCGGCTCTCAGTCATTTTGcaaatttaatttataaattgaagaaaggggccatagtcttcacacatacagcatgtCATGTGTTTAACGTGTTTCTTTAAAGCGCCTGGTATTGTTGGGATTTCTGGAGATAAATGGATGTAGATTTGCCTGGCCTATTATGTTCTGTTCATGCACAATCCAATGACAATGTATTAGTTTTCCAGCATTACTCCAAACATTTCCTGTTCCTTTAAGACTAcagatttatgtatttaaagactTTAAGGTTTATCTTCCTATGCTGTCAATATAGAGGAGATTGAACATGTTACCAATATtttcttatattaaaaaaatatagtatatatcagtatattattgatactctgtcctgtaaagtgaTAATCTGCTTACCAGATACCATGATACCTGACCAAGGCACCCGTGTTAGCTTCTAGATTGTATTCTTGACATTTACTGATAACTACTCACCGAATTTCACCTTTATGTGAATAGACAGATTAATCAGATGCCAATGCTATTACACTCATCTTCAAATCATCagaatacacatacatttaatcaAATCACACTATGCCCTGCACTGTTTGTGTGTACATCTTCCCTCATTATGAAATCCAATAATTCAGACTGCTTATTGTTCCATTTTACACAGCCCTTGCCCCTGTTCTACtcacatatctggtgtcccatCCCTTCTTTTGAAATTCCCTGTTTCTTGGCATAATGTTATGTTTACTGGCTTCCTGTCCTGACACTTTTGATTGTAAACCTAAGATTCTTGTTCTGACCTATTCATTACATATACAGACACTGAATCATATTTCTGCCTTGCCTCTTGTCTTATCTGCACCACTCACATCAGCTTCTCTGCTGCTATCTACTGTCCAGGATAATGCTTCCATGCAcagccctttatttatttttattaattactggtatttaacatattctgcagcactgtacaattagtggagaacgtacaatatacacagacaaatacaaaaggtagagggccctgcccataacctaagatctagccattgaagctcttttatacaaagtgcttagctagatagccagtgagcttacaatctaatggacagtggggatttgagacaagaggtagcagggaaaATTTGGAAGCCAAGACGTTCACAGAGagttgcagctattggtaaaataaaaagggaataaagaggtaattgagtgaaaatctcaaacagctggaggagcatgctatatatttagggggaacctgggtgCGTGGTTGGGTAGTGCAgagaaaaaatgcagagcttcagtatTGTTGTTTCTAAGAGTGTGACTTGAGGCCTGCAGGTTGTGGGAgttgctgctagatgtaaaatgcagagcttcagtacTGTGGTGTCTGGGACTGTGAAGGGCGGCCTGGAGGTTCCCTTACATATATTGTTATTAGCATTTATGTAGTGCTGACAAGTCCCAAAGTGCTTTGCAGTTAAACAGAGGGAAAAAGTTTAACTGCATtttgaggtaggtggatatatatcattaggtgtcttgcccaaggACACGTACTGGTGTGGTGGTCTGACCTGGTTTTCCCTAAGGCAGTGATGTTAACACTGCTCTAACCAGCTGATATATACATTTGTTTCTAAAATTTTATACAATTGTGCATCTACCTCTGTCTGGATTCCAGCTACAAATTACTACCTCAAAGGACCTCATTTTTGGTAAAAATGACCATTACAAAAAAGTTAGCACATTTGAATCCGCATTTATTTTACACGTCTTACACAGATCCCTTCTCCAGGGTGCTCCATGTACAATAGAAAAGACGGCAAAATAACAATTTGTGTTacattcaattattattatttttggttttacagCTCAAATTATTGTTTCTTCTCTGATAACAGGTagaataacaataatattaattaatattaacaaATCAATGCAACATGGACTCCGACTGAACAACGGTTATAATCCATGTCAGTTGTAGTCCATGTTGCATTGCTCTGGACCCCTCACGTGGTCTTCTGATCAAAGTGAAAGAAGCAGGTAAAACAATTGCCTCATTCTGCACACAAGATGGACATAATAGGACAAATACctaaaaatattttgatattaacaATCTTATTAAGAGCACCCTTTGCCACAGAGGCTTCAGTCTGAATATAACCATGCGTCTCAGTTGCATTATGTAAGTCCGAATTTAAAACCCATGTCATGTGTTTTAGTAGTTTCTGTTATTTTGCTGATCCTTTgtagtttctctcctgtgtgaatttttTGATGCTTAGTAAGACTCGACTTATGATTAAAACATaccccacattcagaacatgggaATGGGTTCTTTCCTGTGTGAATCATCTCATGTTTAACAAGATCTGGTCGATTAGTAAAActtttcccacattcagagcaaGAAaatggcttctctcctgtgtgaattcgcTGGTGTAAATTGAGACTTGATTTCTgtgtaaaacatttcccacatacaGAACACGGGAACGATTTTCTTTCTGTGTGAATATTCTTGTGTCTAAAAAGAGTTGATTTTTGAGCAAAACTTTTCCCGCACTCTGAACAGGTATACAGTTTCTTTTCTGAATGGATATCCTGATGTATAACAAGACTTGCCTTACaattaaaacatttcccacacttAGGGCATGTGTACGGTTTAATACCTGAGTGAATCTTCTGATGTGTAACAAGATTTGATTTAAcggcaaaacatttcccacattcagaacaagaaaatggtttctctcctgtgtgtgttctctcATGCATAACAAGTTGTGAAGATCGTCTAAAACatctcccacattcagaacaagaaaATGGTTTGTCGCTTGAGTGAATCTTCTGATGTTTGGCAAGATAAGATGAACAAACAAAACTTTTATCACAGTCGGAACACGAGAACTGTTTCTTTCCCATATGGATCCATTGGTGTTTAACAAAACTTGATTTATgtgtaaaacattttccacactgAGAGCAAGAAAATGGTTTCTCTGCTGTGTGACTCCTCTGATGTTTAATAAATTCTATGTTGTTAGTAAAACATTTCTGACACTCAGAGCAGGTATACAGTTTGTTTGTAATGCGGGTAGTTTGTTGATTTGCAGAGTCATTGTTACATCTTGAGTGATACTCACTTACCTGCTTTGCTGTTATGGAGTTAAATGTCTTCATTAACCCGTCTTTCTTAACCATCCATATATACGATGCCTGTGTATGTTCTGTAGGTGTGTAAACGTCATTGTCTATAATATTTCCCTCTTCACATGAGGAAGATCTATATTCTGTCTGTGAATATTCTGTGGGTATAGAAATATCTTTTTCGTTGAGCTTACTTTCTTCTGATGGCACCGGTTCACCTTTAATATGAGTAGACGGAtattctgtctgtgtatgttCTGTGGGTGTATAAATGTCACTGTTTCTCAGAGTACCTTCTTCACTTGAAGCACATTcaatgcatttaattattatttttcctgaGGGATTTTTCCCACATTTAATAAGAGAattctttaatttaaaatatttgccACAGATAAAGCATTGAAATTGCTGTTCTCCTGTTAATATTCTCTGATACAGAGTATGATTTGACATGTGACTAATACTATTGGCATGTTCAGGCCATGAAAATGTACATTCTGTATCAGTATAATTGTGATCATGTCTAAAACCTTCTTCTCCACACATTACTAATTTCTCATTAATACGTGTTGCTTTATACACCGACTCTTCATGTTCTGTGGGTGTATTATTGTCAATGTTTTTGAGATTTTCTTGTTCAGTTGAGGTTGGCTCCTTCTTAATATAAGTGAATGAATATTCTGTCtgtgtacagtcagttggtgtaTAAATGATAGTGTCTGTGACATTTTCTTTTTCACTTAAGGCTGGTTCCTCTTTCATATGAGTAAATGGATGCTCTATCTGTGTATGTTCTGTGGGTCTATAGATATCAGTAAGGTTGCCTTCTCCATATAATGCTGAAACTTCAGCATTTGTGTTGCTCTGTCTTTTCTGTGTTGTATCATTTTGTGCAGAGTTTTCCAGTGTCTTCTGTGTTGTATTTCTACAAAGGCCACTTTTATCTTCCTTTATATCACCTACCGGAGCAAGAGAGGTGTGAAATGTTGTTCTTTCAATAAAGTcagataaaaatttataaaataaagttaagCCCTTAaaatgtcagcaaacacatacaaagaAACACATTGGCTATGTGGAAATAGTAAGCCTGGCATGGCAACGTACTGACCTTGTCACTTCACTACTTATACAAATAATATTCAtaattattaccatttattaATATCTTCTTGATCGCTGTGTATGTGCAGAAGCATGGTGTAAAGGGCCGGTAATCATATAATAGCATACGTCTCCTGATTGAAAAAGGTATTGATTTTGTATGCTACCATATACTATTGTGCTTTTATAATATAACCACTGGATGCTTAGGGCTTGACCTCTTGACAGAGATCATCCAGCTCAAATCAGAGAGGAAACCCATGCATATTGTCCTCATACAGTTTTGCAGTAATCCATAAAATTCAAGGCAAAAGAAAACTGGGGGAAAGTCAATTAAAAACactgaaataaaataacaaaacatagTTAATGTTCAGATTTAGTAttcatgttttaaaatattttacatgtgAAATTATATAGCAATCGTCTACCTCCAGGTACAACAGTTGTATCCCAGTTGACATCTTGGGTTTGGAATTTATAGATTTTGTGCAGCCATCTTGGGAACCTTTTCCACTCACATGCTTGAAAGATTCTAAACTTTGTATgccaagtgtgagtgtgtgtctcgtGTCATTGGAATCCTAGCAGCTCACCACAGAGACAAGCCACAAATGGTCTACAGCAGGCAATGGGACAAAAGGGCGAAAATCGCTCCCCAGGGAACCTTATGGTTAGGGGTAGGTGTGTCTCAATTAGGGTCAACATGGATTGCTCTGAAAAATGAAACACCCTTAACAGAAACAGTGTGGAAAACAAAGGTCAAAAGATCAAATTAAGGGAATGAATTTATCATCACTAGAGTATAACTACTGATGAACCCTATTATCGGATACCCCAGGCTCCAAAGTGAGAATCTTACTTTGGCCCGAATGCATGAGTTAATATCTACCTAGGGCGGTGGGATGGGCAACTGCCATGGTTAAGAAGTGTCAGATGCATTGCCTCCAAGAGGAGGAATCTGTAACTGAGAACCAGAGATTCTGCTTCTGCAGCCCCTGGGATAGTATATAGTAAGAAAACAAGGGCAGTTTTGCTTCTTTTCTAGAAATGACATCTGATTTCtgaatggctaaaaaaaaaacctctaagtACCTCTAGTATGACATGTCACAGGGAGAAGTGTTGGTAACTACTGGATTGCCAGCACTCAGGTGTTTGCGATTATTCCAGACATCTTCCATAGTGTCCATTACATGGGAATATGAGCCAAGTGCATAGGATTTTTGGATAAATGGCAGTGGAGCTATGGAGTGTGACTGCTGTGACCAGAGAAATGAGTTGGTGATAGAGCACAGGGTGTGATGAGAAGCTTGGACTGGCCCAACCAGAGTTCCCACATCTCATTCACTGGTTACCAAGAATCCCTTTTATAAATTGCTAGTGAGTACCTATTATTGCAAGCTAGCCAATGTGAACAGGGCATTCAGCAAATTTCAGTGCTAGTGCTTATTTTCTATATGCTCTGGACAGTTTGCTTCCCTCTGATCCAGGCATGGAGATTGAAGATTGTATTTTAGAATGCTAATGGCTTTGATTCAAATCTGTTATATGACATAACAATGTGCCCTATAACATGACTTACTGTGTCACATTCTGTCACATAATAGTGGAATCTGTCACAATATGTGCTCTGGAGACCTGTTATATGACATAGGAGAAATTTACTGAGTGAAATCATTAACCTGCTTAATTTCCAGTTACTCAGTTCTTCCATTTACACCTTATACTGAATATTTCCTAGTGATATAAGGTATTTACATATCCTACTCTTTTTTACTCATTATGAGTTCTTATATTTCCAGGAAAGGTTATCAACTACTAGAAATACTAACTTTTATTAGATAAACCCTCCTCTTACCGAGTGAGTGGACCAGTTT
The DNA window shown above is from Pelobates fuscus isolate aPelFus1 chromosome 10, aPelFus1.pri, whole genome shotgun sequence and carries:
- the LOC134574532 gene encoding oocyte zinc finger protein XlCOF7.1-like is translated as MDKDKKQKTEKILDLTLEIIYLLTGEDCVVVKKPGDNVMWSSILCVLERSYKTQPHSTVPSHDKNYDQKILDLSNQIIHLLTGEVPIRCEDVTVYFSVEEWEYLEGHQDFYKDMLMENHKLVHSLGDIKEDKSGLCRNTTQKTLENSAQNDTTQKRQSNTNAEVSALYGEGNLTDIYRPTEHTQIEHPFTHMKEEPALSEKENVTDTIIYTPTDCTQTEYSFTYIKKEPTSTEQENLKNIDNNTPTEHEESVYKATRINEKLVMCGEEGFRHDHNYTDTECTFSWPEHANSISHMSNHTLYQRILTGEQQFQCFICGKYFKLKNSLIKCGKNPSGKIIIKCIECASSEEGTLRNSDIYTPTEHTQTEYPSTHIKGEPVPSEESKLNEKDISIPTEYSQTEYRSSSCEEGNIIDNDVYTPTEHTQASYIWMVKKDGLMKTFNSITAKQVSEYHSRCNNDSANQQTTRITNKLYTCSECQKCFTNNIEFIKHQRSHTAEKPFSCSQCGKCFTHKSSFVKHQWIHMGKKQFSCSDCDKSFVCSSYLAKHQKIHSSDKPFSCSECGRCFRRSSQLVMHERTHTGEKPFSCSECGKCFAVKSNLVTHQKIHSGIKPYTCPKCGKCFNCKASLVIHQDIHSEKKLYTCSECGKSFAQKSTLFRHKNIHTERKSFPCSVCGKCFTQKSSLNLHQRIHTGEKPFSCSECGKSFTNRPDLVKHEMIHTGKNPFPCSECGVCFNHKSSLTKHQKIHTGEKLQRISKITETTKTHDMGFKFGLT